The Phyllobacterium zundukense genome contains the following window.
GCGTCGCCGCCGTCCTCGACAGTGTGGGCCTCGATGGTTACGCCAAGCGTGGGATCGAGGAGCTCTCCGGCGGCCAGCGTCAGAGGGTTGCCCTTGCCCGCTGCCTGGTAGCGGACGCAAAGATTATTCTCTTCGATGAGCCACTCGCCAATCTCGACATGCATTTGCGGGCTTCGATGGTCGAAGCATTTCGCGAGATCCACCGTCGGACGCGCGCGACGATTGTCTATGTAACGCATGATCAATCCGAAGCGCTCGCGCTGTCCGACCGTGTAGCGGTCATGAGTTCAGGAAATATTTTGCAGGTCGCGTCCCCCTCGCAAGTCTATCATTCGCCGGCCGACCGAAAGGTGGCAGGATTTATCGGGCGCGGGACGCTTGTCTCCGGCACAGTCGTGCACAGGAACGGCCAATCAACCATCGTCAATATCGGGGGCACACACGTCACTGCACGTGGACAGGCCAACGGTGCGGATAGCGTTCAGGTTCTGCTGCGTCCTGAAACCATCACCCTTTCCGAGCAAGGTCTCGCTGCTGTCGTTCAGCAACGCACCTATCGTGGACCGGTGCACGAAACGTGGCTTGAACTTGCCAATGGCGAGCGGCTGACGCTTGACAGCCCGGATCCCCTCCCCCTTGGAAGCAAGGTGCATGTCGGCGTTAGCGACGCCTGGATCATTCCTTAATCAACGCCATGGTAAGACGCCCGCGGGGAGCTTCCTGCCGAACCGGTCCAGAAGGAGAAGCAATACCACGACGATGACAATGGTCGTGACTGCGATTGCCGCCGCCTGGGTGCCGAGCCCCGCCTCCTCAAGGCTGAACAACACAACGCCCAAGGTTTCGTTGCCGCTTGACCACAGCAAAGCAGAGACGGTCAGCTCATTGAAAGCGCTCATGAATACCAGAAGCGCGCCCGCGACGGCGGCTGGTGCGACCAGCGGCGCGGTGATCGTCATCATCCGACGTAAGGGGTAAGCACCTGACACTGCGGCGGCCTCGTCCAGATCCCGCGAGATTTGGCCGACGGCAGCGGTGACCGGTTTCATGGCGAGAGCAAAGAAACGCATGAGATAAGCCGCGAGGATGATCCATGGCGTAGCGTAGAGGCTACCGATGAACGGCAGCGGTCGCAGAAACAGAAGAATGCAGGCAATGGCCAGCACGATGCCCGGCAGCGCATAGGGCAGTTCGATCATCCCATGCAACACGCGTTGTGACAGGCGCGAAAAGCGCTCAAGGCCGATTGCCAAAGGAATGGCACCGACGGCGAGGATCAAAGCCGCGCCACCAGCCAAGATTGTGGAATTGCGGAAGGCGCGATTGGTCGAAGCCTGACGAAACAGCACTTCCTCGAAGTTGGAAAAG
Protein-coding sequences here:
- a CDS encoding ABC transporter ATP-binding protein yields the protein MTEIRIQNLTKRFGDVTALDDISIDFPAGSFTSLLGPSGCGKTTLLRLIAGFEAPDGGQLSFGDELIADAQNQKKPEERGVGVVFQSYALWPHMDVAANVAYPLKTRKVGKDEIASRVAAVLDSVGLDGYAKRGIEELSGGQRQRVALARCLVADAKIILFDEPLANLDMHLRASMVEAFREIHRRTRATIVYVTHDQSEALALSDRVAVMSSGNILQVASPSQVYHSPADRKVAGFIGRGTLVSGTVVHRNGQSTIVNIGGTHVTARGQANGADSVQVLLRPETITLSEQGLAAVVQQRTYRGPVHETWLELANGERLTLDSPDPLPLGSKVHVGVSDAWIIP